In Leptotrichia hongkongensis, the genomic stretch AAATCATAGTGTTAAAAAAATATAAATATTTAAAATAATCAATTAACTTATAGTATAAAATTATTAAAGTTTTGAATCACTAAAATCACTAAAAATCACACTTTAAAAAAATACTTTTTGATATATTTAAAATTTATATTTTTTTAAATAAACTTTGAAATTATAATACTAGTTTAAGCAAAAATAAAAAAATATTATTTCAGAGGAATAATTAAAGAAAAGTATCACAAAAAAAAATCTAAAAGGAGAACATGTTATGACAAATAATCTTAGAAAAATTTCGCAAGATTTACGTACATTTGCGAAAAGAACAAAAGATTTTAAATATACTGATTCTGCGTTAATAGTATTCTTAATGACAGGTATGATTTTTACTGCGATTAATATATTTGGGGCAAGTGAAGAATCAGGTATTAAAAATCAGGTTAATCAAATAAATTCTTCAATAAATCAAATACGTACAGATTTTAAAAAAGCTAGAAAAGAAAATAATAAATTAGTAAAAGATACAACATTAGAATTAATACAATTAACAGAACAAGGAGACCATGTAGTTAAATCGCCTTGGAGCAGCTGGCAATATGGTATAAATTATTTCAATAATAATTGGAATGGTACTTACAAAGGTAGAGGAGACAAAAAAGAAAAATATCCATATGAAGGAATACTTGAAAGAAGTACAGATCCTTATGAGAGATCTATATCACCTCAAAGTAAAAATTATTCATTACTTAGCACAAGCAGCAATCCTCGTTCAGCTTCATCAAACAATAGACAAGGATTGTCAGGTTACGGTATAGCAAGTTTTAGAAAAGTAAATGAACCAATTGTAGCGTTTGAAGTAAGTGCGGGAATTAACCCAAGAGTATTTACAGCTCCAACAGTTACTCCACTTTCAGCTACACAGCCTAACTTGCCACAGGCTATAAACTTTAGGCCAGCAACTCCGAATATAGACGTTCCTACTGTAGCTCCTATTGTAATACCAACGATAACTCCTCCAACTACTGGAAATGGAGATAATTCTTGGATTTATACAAAAGAAGGTTCTTTGAAAAATGAAAAAAATACTGGATATAATCCACCATCAGGGTATGTTGGGGCAATAGCTCAACAAGACATGGATGGAGGAACATTAACAGTAACTGGACAAGGTAATAGATTTGACATTGACGCCTCTGGTATAAAATTTACTGGTAGATATAATGCTGATCATAATGCTTCTAATTCGGGTGCAGCTGTATTAGATTTTAATACAAGTGGTGGGGCAGGATATCTACTTAGTGATGGAGTCTATGCAGCAATGAAACTTGTTGGGGGACATGAAATTAAAATAAACTCAAATATTAAATATAATGGGACAGGAACTTCAGCATACAATAGATGGTTGTTCCATACAGATGGACATAATGATAATGGAGATTCTACTTGGCATTTAATGTCTGGTGGTAATATAAATATGAATGGAGATGATCTGGTCATGTATACTTCACAGTATCATGGTTCAGGAAATTATAACATAGGGTTCTTAAATGAAGGTACGATAACGACATCATCAACAGGGAATAGAAATTACATTTGGCTTCCATTATCTGCAGGTAACTGGGGTGGATTTAGAGCAATGATGTTCGAGAATAAAGGTACGATTTCATTAAACGGAACAGGGGATGTTTTGTCTGTTTTTGGAAGTGAAGGTCAAGCTACAGGAGGAATTTCATTTATTAATAGTACAGGAACATTAGAATTAAATGGGGAAAGTAATAAGGGTATAGTAGTTAAAAGTGGTTTGGAGTATCCAAGTGGTGAAATACTATTAAATACTCCAATGAAAGTAAAAGGAAATAATTCTGTGGGTGTAGCTTTTTTAGGATATATAGATTTAGATGGTGGAGCTAATTTCCACAAAAGTAATGCAAATAACGTTATCATAGATTTACCAGCAAGTTCAAGAGAATCAATATTAAATGTAGATTTATCAGATAATACAAAATCTACAGCTTTATATTTTGAAAATGGTGGAACAAATGCGTTTACAATCAACGACTTTAACTTAACATCTACAAATGGTCAAAAGAATAATCTTGTATATGTAGCAAATGGTATTGTAAATCTTAATGGTACCACTAACGGACAAATGACAATTACAGGTGGAAAATCAAATATAGGAATATATACTGCTGCTTCTGGAGATCCGCTAACAAATAAAGGAAACATAACAATTTCAAATTCAGATAGTTCTATAGGAATTCTTGCTTCAGGTTCAGGAACAGTAACAAATACAGGAAAAATTTCTGCAACAGGAGCCTCAGTTAAAGCATTAGTAGCAGATAATTCAACAATTACAAGTAGTGGTAAAGTGGATGTAACTGGTACAGCTTTAAGTGATAGTGACGGTGCAGTTGGATTAGTTGCAACAAATGGAGGAAGTTTAACTCAAACTGGTGGTGGAGACATAACAGTTGATGGAAGTGCTTCAATTGGTGCATTAGGTCAAAAAGGAGGTACTGTTGATATTACTGGTGGTACTATAAAAGCTACAGGAGGTGCATTTAATACATATGCACAAGGTGGTACAGTAAAATTAAATGGTACAACAATTAATACAGAACAAAAATCATTGGCATTCTATGCAGATAATACAGGTGGAACAGGAAAAATTAATTTTACAGGTGCAACTACTGCAAATATAGCAGGCGGTACTGATGCTAATACAAGAGGTACTGCGTTCTATTATAAAGGTAGTGGATATTCTCCATTTACAGCATCTGATATAGGAACTTGGGCATCAAATACATTTGGTGGTACAATAAATAATTTAACACTTAATATGGCAAGCGGATCAAGATTGTTTATTGCTTCTGATGTATCTATGAACTTATCTGACACAGCTGGTAGTGGATTGACAAGTTCTTTAGGAGCAAACATAGTAGGAAATGACTATAAGACATTTATGCTATATCTAAGTAAATTAGCATTAAACCAATCAATTGATTTAGATAATGCAAATGACGCATACAATCAATTAGAAATTTCGAATTCATCAATTGATAACAATAACAGTAACACAATAACAGGAACTCAAGCAGGACAAACTGCAATTGCACAAGAAAACTTAACAACTAACAGAAATGCAGTTACATTAAACAATGATGGTTCAATCAACCTTAGCGGTGCAAACTCAACAGGTATGTATGCTAAATTTGGAGTTCTTAATAACAATGCAACAGGAACAATTACATTAGGAGATACATCAACAGGTCTATACGGAGTAGCAGACAGTATCCTAACAAATACAGGAACAATTACAATGGGAAGCAGTTCAACAGGTATGTACTCTGAAGGTTCAACAACTCAAGGTGTAACAAATGCAGGAACTATCACAAGTTCAGGAACAACTTCAGTAGGTGTGCTATTTAAACCAGATGCAACACTTGCGGCAGGGGCAGTTCTTGGAAATACTGGAAATATTACATTGGGAGATAACAGTGTAGGTCTATACGGAGATAGTACAGCTACAAATTATACTACATCTAACTCAGGAAATATAACAGTAGGTCAAAATGGTATTGGTATGTTTGGATATGCTTCTAAGGTATCAGGAGGAACAATTACAGTAGGAGATAAAGGTGTAGGTGTATATTCACAAGGTGGAAATGTAGACCTTACTGGAGGAACAATTGCTACAGGAGCTTCTGAAGCAGTAGGTGTGTATACAGTAGGAAATGGACAAACTGTAACAAACAGTGGAACAACATTTAACTTAGGAAATTCATCAGTTGCAATTGCAAATTCAGGTACTGGAAACACAATTAATTCAACAGTAGCAAATGTTGGATTAGGAGATAACAATATTTATGTTTATTCAAATGATGCTGCAGGAACAGTTACTAACTCTACTAACTTGTCAGCAACAGGTAGTGGAAACTATGGTATCTATTCAGCAGGAACTGTAACAAATTCTGGTAATATGGACTTTGGAAATGGTATCGGAAATGTAGGTGTCTATTCAATTGGTGGAGGCACAGCAACAAATACAGGTACAATCACAATTGGTGGTTCAAATGCAGCAACAAACGCATTTGGAATAGGTATGGCAGCAGGATACCAAAACAGTGACACTGGTAACGTTATAAATAACGGAACAATAAACGTAAATGGTGACTACAGTATCGGTATGTACGCAAGTGGAGCAGGAAGTACAGCAACAAATGGAGGAAATATAGTACTAAATGCAAATAATACAACAGGTATTTATGCTGATAACGGAGCGACTGTAACAAATACAGGTTCTATCTCAACAGCTTCAGGAAACTATTCAAATGTTGTTGGTGTGTACTTAGGAAAAGGATCAACACTTAATAATACAGGTTCTATTAATATAGATGGAGCAAACGGAGTTGGAGTATACTTAAAAGGAGGAACAATTGCTAACTACGGTAATATAACTGTAAATGGAAGCAGTAACCAAGCTGATACTGTGCAAGAATTCACTACACCTCCAACAGGTAAATCAGTAGGTGGAGCAGCAATAGACGCACCTGCAGGAGCTCAAACTGCGACAGTAACAATAAACGGAGTACAACAAACACCAGTTGTAGTAAATACATTTGCTACAAATCCAATTGATGTATCAGCATCAAGCATTGGTCTTTATGTAAATACATCAGGAAAAGACTTCACAAACTCAATTAATGGATTAGGAAACTTAACTCAAGAAGCTGATTTGATTATTGGTACAGAAGCAACAGAAATGACAAATAGCAAATCAATTTTAATAAACGATTCTAGAATCTTAGATCCATATAACAATGCAATTAGAACAAGTGGAGTTGCTAACTGGAATATTTATTCTGGAGGATTAAACTGGCTTGCAA encodes the following:
- a CDS encoding autotransporter-associated N-terminal domain-containing protein: MTNNLRKISQDLRTFAKRTKDFKYTDSALIVFLMTGMIFTAINIFGASEESGIKNQVNQINSSINQIRTDFKKARKENNKLVKDTTLELIQLTEQGDHVVKSPWSSWQYGINYFNNNWNGTYKGRGDKKEKYPYEGILERSTDPYERSISPQSKNYSLLSTSSNPRSASSNNRQGLSGYGIASFRKVNEPIVAFEVSAGINPRVFTAPTVTPLSATQPNLPQAINFRPATPNIDVPTVAPIVIPTITPPTTGNGDNSWIYTKEGSLKNEKNTGYNPPSGYVGAIAQQDMDGGTLTVTGQGNRFDIDASGIKFTGRYNADHNASNSGAAVLDFNTSGGAGYLLSDGVYAAMKLVGGHEIKINSNIKYNGTGTSAYNRWLFHTDGHNDNGDSTWHLMSGGNINMNGDDLVMYTSQYHGSGNYNIGFLNEGTITTSSTGNRNYIWLPLSAGNWGGFRAMMFENKGTISLNGTGDVLSVFGSEGQATGGISFINSTGTLELNGESNKGIVVKSGLEYPSGEILLNTPMKVKGNNSVGVAFLGYIDLDGGANFHKSNANNVIIDLPASSRESILNVDLSDNTKSTALYFENGGTNAFTINDFNLTSTNGQKNNLVYVANGIVNLNGTTNGQMTITGGKSNIGIYTAASGDPLTNKGNITISNSDSSIGILASGSGTVTNTGKISATGASVKALVADNSTITSSGKVDVTGTALSDSDGAVGLVATNGGSLTQTGGGDITVDGSASIGALGQKGGTVDITGGTIKATGGAFNTYAQGGTVKLNGTTINTEQKSLAFYADNTGGTGKINFTGATTANIAGGTDANTRGTAFYYKGSGYSPFTASDIGTWASNTFGGTINNLTLNMASGSRLFIASDVSMNLSDTAGSGLTSSLGANIVGNDYKTFMLYLSKLALNQSIDLDNANDAYNQLEISNSSIDNNNSNTITGTQAGQTAIAQENLTTNRNAVTLNNDGSINLSGANSTGMYAKFGVLNNNATGTITLGDTSTGLYGVADSILTNTGTITMGSSSTGMYSEGSTTQGVTNAGTITSSGTTSVGVLFKPDATLAAGAVLGNTGNITLGDNSVGLYGDSTATNYTTSNSGNITVGQNGIGMFGYASKVSGGTITVGDKGVGVYSQGGNVDLTGGTIATGASEAVGVYTVGNGQTVTNSGTTFNLGNSSVAIANSGTGNTINSTVANVGLGDNNIYVYSNDAAGTVTNSTNLSATGSGNYGIYSAGTVTNSGNMDFGNGIGNVGVYSIGGGTATNTGTITIGGSNAATNAFGIGMAAGYQNSDTGNVINNGTINVNGDYSIGMYASGAGSTATNGGNIVLNANNTTGIYADNGATVTNTGSISTASGNYSNVVGVYLGKGSTLNNTGSINIDGANGVGVYLKGGTIANYGNITVNGSSNQADTVQEFTTPPTGKSVGGAAIDAPAGAQTATVTINGVQQTPVVVNTFATNPIDVSASSIGLYVNTSGKDFTNSINGLGNLTQEADLIIGTEATEMTNSKSILINDSRILDPYNNAIRTSGVANWNIYSGGLNWLATPTLNPNDGTMTSIYMVKIPYTAWAGKEETPINSSDTYNFLDGLEQRYGVENLGTRERALFGKLNSIGKNEAALFYQATDEMMGHQYGNVQQRINSTGNLLDKELNHLQRDWRNPSKQSNKIKVFGMR